The Salinibaculum sp. SYNS191 genome has a window encoding:
- a CDS encoding tetratricopeptide repeat protein: MTDDPKDHKFSEGQGFNDPYDAFDIDPPELEVDPDQVDPVDSRVLTDMLDEHNVGAEDVDADSLVDVGLEYIRINRHEQATEAFERAARYAEDDLVEQEAWVNKGAAHAELEEYDAAIGAYQEALSIDEDSEHAATAETNLAYALWEFGHTEEALEHAERAVELDPRFGQAWYNRGFFLNERGLAEDALNCFDNALRLGFKNVELLEEKAVALEEIGEDERAEEVAEEAEELRKQQEEKLVE; the protein is encoded by the coding sequence ATGACCGACGACCCCAAGGACCACAAGTTCTCGGAGGGCCAGGGGTTCAACGACCCCTACGACGCCTTCGACATCGACCCGCCGGAACTGGAGGTCGACCCCGACCAGGTCGACCCGGTCGACTCCCGCGTGCTGACGGACATGCTCGACGAGCACAACGTCGGCGCGGAGGACGTCGACGCCGACTCGCTGGTCGACGTGGGACTGGAGTACATCCGCATCAACCGCCACGAGCAGGCCACGGAGGCCTTCGAGCGGGCCGCCCGCTACGCCGAGGACGACCTGGTCGAGCAGGAGGCCTGGGTGAACAAGGGCGCGGCCCACGCCGAACTGGAGGAGTACGACGCCGCCATCGGCGCGTACCAAGAAGCGCTTTCCATCGACGAGGACTCGGAACACGCCGCCACGGCCGAGACCAACCTCGCGTACGCGCTGTGGGAGTTCGGCCACACCGAGGAGGCTCTGGAACACGCCGAGCGCGCGGTCGAACTCGACCCCCGCTTCGGCCAGGCCTGGTACAACCGCGGCTTCTTCCTCAACGAGCGCGGCCTCGCGGAGGACGCGCTGAACTGCTTCGACAACGCCCTGCGACTCGGGTTCAAGAACGTCGAACTCCTGGAGGAGAAGGCGGTCGCGCTGGAGGAAATCGGCGAGGACGAACGCGCCGAGGAGGTCGCCGAGGAGGCCGAGGAACTGCGCAAGCAGCAGGAAGAGAAGCTGGTGGAGTGA
- a CDS encoding DUF424 domain-containing protein translates to MLLNERDTQKGLLVSVCDADVVGETFENGDVSLTVEAEFYDGDEADEEAVVQSLARCSVANLVGTRAVGLAIDHGFVDEENVLDFEGTRHAQLLWM, encoded by the coding sequence CTGCTGCTCAACGAACGCGACACCCAGAAGGGCCTGCTCGTCTCCGTCTGCGACGCCGACGTCGTGGGCGAGACGTTCGAGAACGGCGACGTCTCGCTGACCGTCGAGGCCGAGTTCTACGACGGTGACGAGGCCGACGAGGAAGCCGTCGTCCAGAGCCTGGCGCGCTGCTCGGTCGCCAACCTCGTCGGGACCCGCGCCGTCGGCCTGGCAATCGACCACGGCTTCGTCGACGAGGAGAACGTCCTCGACTTCGAGGGCACCCGCCACGCTCAACTGCTCTGGATGTAG
- a CDS encoding aminotransferase class V-fold PLP-dependent enzyme produces MATTESDVLDVERIREDFPILQREFDGTQLVYLDNAATSQTPDQVVDAIAHYYRHTNANVHRGLHQLSQEASIAYEEAHDRVADFIGAEGREEVVFTKNTTESMNTVAYAWGLAELGPGDEIVMTEMEHHAALVTWQQIAKKTGAEVKYIPVDEEGYLDMDAARDLITDDTKMVSVVHVSNTLGTINPVSELADIAHDHGAYIFVDGAQSVPHMPVDVQDIDADFFAFSGHKMCGPTGIGVLYGKEHILEEMEPYLYGGMMISKVTFEDSTWHELPWKFEAGTPVIAQGIALAEAIDYLEDIGMENVRRHGEQLAEYAYDRLQEFDGIDVYGPPGDDRSALVSFNLDSVHAHDTSEILNEFAVAIRAGDHCTQPLHDKLGAPASARASFYLYNTREEVDKLVEALEATEDLFA; encoded by the coding sequence ATGGCAACTACCGAGTCCGACGTGCTCGACGTCGAGCGGATACGGGAGGACTTCCCCATCCTGCAGCGGGAGTTCGACGGGACGCAACTGGTCTACCTGGACAACGCGGCCACCTCGCAGACGCCCGACCAGGTGGTCGACGCCATCGCCCACTACTACCGCCACACCAACGCCAACGTCCACCGCGGACTCCACCAGTTGAGCCAGGAGGCCTCCATCGCATACGAGGAGGCCCACGACCGCGTCGCCGACTTCATCGGCGCCGAGGGCCGCGAGGAGGTCGTCTTCACGAAGAACACCACCGAGAGCATGAACACCGTCGCCTACGCGTGGGGCCTGGCGGAACTCGGTCCCGGCGACGAAATCGTGATGACGGAGATGGAACACCACGCCGCGCTGGTCACCTGGCAGCAGATAGCCAAGAAGACCGGCGCGGAGGTGAAGTACATCCCCGTCGACGAGGAGGGCTACCTCGACATGGACGCCGCCCGCGACCTCATCACCGACGACACGAAGATGGTCAGCGTCGTCCACGTCTCGAACACGCTGGGGACCATCAACCCGGTCTCGGAACTCGCGGACATCGCCCACGACCACGGCGCCTACATCTTCGTCGACGGTGCCCAGTCAGTCCCGCACATGCCCGTCGACGTCCAGGATATCGACGCCGACTTCTTCGCCTTCTCGGGCCACAAGATGTGCGGCCCGACGGGCATCGGCGTCCTCTACGGCAAGGAGCACATCCTGGAGGAGATGGAGCCCTACCTCTACGGCGGGATGATGATTTCGAAGGTGACCTTCGAGGACTCGACGTGGCACGAACTCCCCTGGAAGTTCGAGGCCGGCACGCCGGTCATCGCCCAGGGCATCGCGCTGGCCGAGGCCATCGACTACCTGGAGGACATCGGTATGGAGAACGTCAGGCGCCACGGCGAGCAACTGGCGGAGTACGCCTACGACCGCCTCCAGGAGTTCGACGGCATCGACGTGTACGGCCCGCCGGGCGACGACCGCAGCGCGCTCGTGTCGTTCAACCTCGATTCGGTCCACGCACACGACACAAGCGAGATACTCAACGAGTTCGCCGTCGCCATCCGCGCCGGGGACCACTGCACACAGCCGCTACACGACAAGCTCGGGGCACCCGCCTCCGCGCGAGCGTCGTTCTACCTCTACAACACGAGAGAGGAAGTCGACAAACTGGTCGAGGCGCTGGAAGCCACGGAGGACCTGTTTGCATGA
- a CDS encoding bactofilin family protein: MFTTVGRRAVALTLVVVLLLAAVPVASAQEVRGGGAITVPAGTVHEGDLSVVGGSVLVDGTVDGSIEGLAGSIVVTGTVTGDIEAAAGSVTIQGVVEGNVEAAADTVTIANGGRVDGDVAAGAQTLAIDGIVGGNVDAGVATLRLSEATVISGNLRYGSGTTVVDDGATVLGTTERVDGISVAVPAPFVGDFDVGSVLPTGVFVTLGFVVNFLLGALLLVVAPRFARRVTETGTTDAVRTGVAGIATFVGVPVALTLTAVTIVGIPLALAGFGVYALVLWLAFVYGALVVGTYLLGLTDRTSAWGALAVGLAVPAVASFVDLGGIVGFLYLLFGLGAFTLSVLAVRRGGEGEVATEEVPPRDPDLA, from the coding sequence ATGTTCACAACAGTCGGGCGACGCGCCGTCGCTCTCACACTCGTCGTCGTACTGCTCCTCGCTGCCGTCCCGGTCGCGAGTGCACAGGAGGTCCGTGGCGGTGGCGCCATCACCGTCCCTGCCGGCACCGTCCACGAGGGCGACCTCTCGGTTGTCGGGGGAAGTGTTCTGGTCGACGGGACCGTCGACGGCTCCATCGAGGGCCTCGCCGGTTCCATCGTCGTCACCGGGACCGTCACCGGCGACATCGAGGCCGCCGCCGGTTCGGTGACCATCCAGGGCGTCGTCGAAGGCAACGTCGAGGCTGCCGCCGATACGGTGACCATCGCCAACGGCGGCCGCGTCGACGGTGACGTCGCCGCCGGCGCGCAGACGCTCGCTATCGACGGCATCGTCGGCGGGAACGTCGACGCCGGCGTGGCGACGCTGCGTCTCAGCGAGGCGACCGTCATCAGCGGGAACCTCCGCTACGGCTCGGGGACCACCGTTGTCGACGACGGTGCCACGGTTCTCGGGACGACCGAGCGCGTCGACGGCATCTCCGTCGCCGTGCCCGCCCCGTTCGTCGGCGACTTCGATGTCGGCAGCGTCCTCCCGACGGGCGTGTTCGTGACTCTCGGCTTCGTCGTGAACTTCCTGCTGGGCGCGTTGCTCCTTGTGGTCGCGCCCCGCTTCGCCCGCCGCGTCACCGAGACCGGCACGACAGACGCCGTCCGCACTGGCGTCGCCGGCATCGCCACCTTCGTCGGCGTCCCGGTGGCGCTCACCCTGACCGCCGTCACCATCGTCGGCATCCCGCTGGCGCTCGCTGGCTTCGGCGTGTACGCGCTCGTCCTCTGGCTGGCGTTCGTCTACGGCGCGCTGGTCGTCGGCACCTACCTGCTCGGCCTGACCGACCGCACCTCCGCGTGGGGTGCGCTGGCGGTCGGACTGGCCGTCCCCGCCGTCGCCTCCTTCGTGGACCTCGGCGGTATCGTGGGCTTCCTCTACCTCCTCTTTGGGCTGGGCGC